One segment of Solanum stenotomum isolate F172 chromosome 1, ASM1918654v1, whole genome shotgun sequence DNA contains the following:
- the LOC125877145 gene encoding uncharacterized protein LOC125877145 translates to MECNKDDALRAKEIAERKFSDKDFLGAKKFALKAQNLNPGLEGISQMLATLGVHIAAENKVNGEGNFYGILGVSPRADDEAIRKQYRKLALMLHPDKNKSIGAEAAFKHVSEAWSLLSDKNKKTVYDNRNASVLQQRIRAENVDSSQQSTQNSFHKFAKNTASRVRPPKSSTSKKSSSSGTKDRGTFWTVCYRCKMQYEYMRMYLNHNLLCPNCHEAFFAVETTPPSNGSKKSTECDYSQQPENTFHQGMRKGAPTTGRNSSSTPNFVSSVVNNTDSPDHNNFQWSPFSQTAGHASAAQAANMVQQAYQKVKRERQEAQTATKREAALKRKNHSSKRPSAALSAGQFNAFKRKKGINDPSTSRLRHSWESDGGSTASPAEVGRSNRERVKLNVANQLSDAREVSYNDVKHLLMEKAKKEILKNLSERGSATSTTSMSSRGVILTKEANERKNEENHVSKFDVREDHDAAREQFTTETKVFANRSSSETFDNYLDNEPAGCMLIDVPDSDYHNFDSDRIESCFGPNQVWAAYDDSDGMPRHYALILKVVSLNPFKARVSWLNSNNSGTGSLNSVNSGAPKTCGDFRRGRHEIRTSVNCFSHKVRWTKGPGDTIQIFPRKGEVWALYRNWSSEWNESTEDDVIHKYDLIEVLEDFNEEVVVVTSLVKVAGFKSVFHKHLNPREIRKIPKEEMYRFSHEISSFLLTGKEAPNAPKGFRELDPAAMPGELLEVIQDIEEIECMDPEGSREENAIGGTEARSSSLMEETCRSMEDKEVIILDS, encoded by the coding sequence ATGGAGTGCAATAAAGATGATGCTTTAAGGGCTAAAGAAATTGCTGAGAGGAAATTCTCGGATAAGGATTTTTTGGGCGCGAAAAAGTTTGCTTTAAAGGCCCAGAATCTGAATCCTGGACTTGAAGGTATTAGTCAAATGTTGGCAACACTCGGTGTTCATATTGCTGCTGAGAACAAAGTTAATGGTGAAGGAAATTTTTATGGAATCCTTGGTGTTAGTCCAAGAGCTGATGATGAGGCTATAAGGAAACAGTATAGGAAACTGGCCCTCATGCTTCATCCTGATAAGAACAAGTCAATAGGGGCGGAAGCTGCGTTTAAGCATGTTTCAGAAGCATGGAGCTTGTTGTCtgataaaaacaagaaaacagtGTATGACAATAGAAATGCGAGTGTCTTGCAGCAGAGAATCCGGGCTGAAAATGTGGATTCTTCTCAACAATCTACACAGAATAGTTTTCACAAATTTGCAAAGAATACTGCTTCACGAGTGAGGCCTCCAAAGAGTAGTACCAGTAAAAAGAGTTCTTCATCAGGAACAAAGGACCGTGGTACCTTTTGGACTGTTTGCTATCGGTGCAAGATGCAGTATGAGTATATGAGGATGTACCTTAACCATAATCTTCTGTGTCCCAATTGTCATGAGGCCTTCTTTGCTGTTGAAACAACACCACCATCCAATGGCTCAAAGAAGTCTACTGAGTGCGATTATTCTCAACAGCCAGAAAACACATTTCACCAGGGAATGAGAAAGGGTGCACCAACTACAGGAAGAAACAGTTCAAGCACTCCAAATTTTGTGTCTTCTGTGGTCAATAACACTGACTCACCTGATCACAATAACTTCCAGTGGAGCCCATTTTCCCAAACCGCTGGGCATGCATCTGCTGCACAAGCAGCTAATATGGTACAACAAGCGTATCAGAAAGTAAAACGAGAGCGTCAAGAAGCACAGACAGCGACGAAAAGAGAGGCGGcgttaaaaaggaaaaatcattcGTCCAAACGACCAAGTGCAGCTTTATCAGCTGGACAGTTTAATGCTTTCAAGAGGAAAAAAGGCATAAATGACCCCAGTACAAGTAGGCTCAGGCATAGCTGGGAATCAGATGGAGGCAGCACAGCAAGCCCAGCTGAAGTTGGGCGGAGTAATAGAGAAAGGGTTAAGTTGAATGTCGCTAACCAGTTGAGTGATGCAAGGGAGGTATCCTACAATGATGTCAAACATTTGCTGATGGAGAAGGCCaagaaagaaatattgaaaaacCTAAGCGAACGGGGCTCAGCTACTTCGACGACATCTATGTCTTCAAGGGGGGTAATTTTAACCAAGGAAGCCAACgagagaaaaaatgaagaaaatcatgTCTCGAAATTTGATGTCAGAGAGGATCATGATGCAGCTCGTGAACAATTTACAACTGAAACCAAAGTCTTTGCAAATAGGTCTAGTTCTGAAACTTTTGACAACTATTTAGATAATGAACCTGCTGGGTGTATGTTGATAGATGTTCCAGATTCAGATTATCACAATTTTGATAGCGATCGAATAGAAAGTTGTTTTGGACCTAACCAGGTGTGGGCTGCATATGATGACAGTGATGGGATGCCTCGACATTATGCCCTGATTCTCAAGGTGGTTTCTCTAAATCCTTTCAAGGCCAGAGTTAGTTGGTTAAATTCAAATAACAGTGGAACCGGTTCACTAAACTCTGTCAATTCCGGTGCTCCTAAAACATGTGGAGATTTCAGAAGAGGCAGGCATGAAATTAGAACCTCTGTTAACTGCTTCTCACACAAGGTCAGATGGACAAAAGGTCCTGGTGATACAATTCAAATATTTCCTAGAAAGGGGGAGGTCTGGGCTTTATATAGAAACTGGTCTTCAGAATGGAATGAGTCCACAGAGGATGATGTAATACACAAATATGATTTGATTGAAGTACTTGAAGATTTTAATGAGGAAGTTGTGGTAGTTACTTCTCTCGTCAAAGTTGCTGGCTTCAAGTCAGTGTTCCACAAGCATTTGAACCCCAGGGAAATAAGAAAAATTCCTAAGGAAGAAATGTATCGATTTTCTCATGAGATTTCATCGTTCTTGCTTACTGGAAAAGAAGCCCCAAACGCTCCCAAGGGTTTTCGAGAATTGGATCCAGCAGCTATGCCTGGAGAGCTTCTTGAAGTAATACAAGACATAGAAGAAATTGAATGCATGGATCCCGAAGGAAGCAGGGAAGAAAATGCAATTGGTGGTACAGAAGCAAGGAGTAGCAGTTTGATGGAAGAAACTTGCAGATCCATGGAAGATAAGGAAGTTATAATATTAGATTCCTGA